One Candidatus Sulfotelmatobacter sp. genomic region harbors:
- a CDS encoding putative sulfate exporter family transporter, with protein sequence MLKTIKAAAVLPGLVASAVIAAAAVVCAHAAPVVGAPVFALVFGALLRAVRPLPLVLRPGTAFSARSVLQAAIVLSGFGLSLATVVQTGLGTLPVTLGTVAVALVLAPLVGRALGIAGTLRTLVGCGTAICGASAIAAVSAVIEPNEADVALAIATVFFYNLVAVFVFPPIGHALHLSQDAFGLWAGTAINDTSSVVAAGYVYGHEAGAHATIVKLTRATLILPLVAAIAIVRARRLGAGGRRLPWRQIVPWFILWFLVAALASGAGLIPAAWHAAVAELATFLISVALAAIGLQTDLARLVKAGARPLALGGILWVAVALSSLAIQRATGL encoded by the coding sequence TTGCTCAAGACGATCAAGGCGGCGGCCGTGCTGCCCGGGCTCGTGGCCTCGGCGGTCATCGCCGCGGCGGCCGTGGTCTGCGCGCACGCGGCGCCGGTCGTCGGCGCGCCGGTCTTCGCGCTGGTGTTCGGCGCGCTGCTCCGCGCCGTGCGGCCGCTGCCCCTGGTGCTGCGGCCGGGAACGGCGTTCTCGGCCCGGTCGGTCTTGCAGGCCGCGATCGTGCTCTCGGGCTTCGGACTCTCGCTGGCGACGGTGGTGCAGACGGGGCTGGGCACGTTGCCGGTGACCCTCGGGACGGTCGCGGTCGCGCTCGTGCTGGCGCCGCTGGTCGGGCGCGCGCTGGGCATCGCCGGGACGTTGCGCACCCTGGTCGGCTGCGGCACGGCGATCTGCGGCGCTTCGGCGATCGCGGCCGTCTCGGCCGTCATCGAGCCCAACGAAGCCGACGTCGCGCTGGCGATCGCGACGGTGTTCTTCTACAACCTGGTCGCGGTGTTCGTTTTCCCGCCGATCGGCCACGCGCTGCACCTCTCGCAAGACGCGTTCGGGTTGTGGGCGGGGACGGCGATCAACGACACCTCGTCGGTCGTCGCCGCAGGCTACGTCTACGGGCACGAAGCCGGAGCGCACGCGACGATCGTCAAGCTGACGCGCGCGACGCTGATCCTGCCGCTGGTCGCGGCGATCGCGATCGTGCGAGCGCGGCGCCTCGGCGCCGGCGGCCGGCGGCTGCCGTGGCGGCAGATCGTGCCGTGGTTCATCCTGTGGTTCTTGGTCGCCGCGCTGGCCAGCGGCGCCGGGTTGATTCCCGCCGCCTGGCACGCGGCCGTCGCCGAGCTGGCGACGTTCCTGATCTCGGTCGCGCTGGCCGCGATCGGCCTGCAGACCGATCTCGCGCGACTGGTGAAAGCGGGCGCGCGGCCGTTGGCGCTGGGCGGCATCCTATGGGTCGCGGTCGCGCTCTCGTCGCTCGCGATCCAGCGCGCGACGGGTCTGTAA
- a CDS encoding FAD/NAD(P)-binding protein, with translation MPDRSVVIAGGGASGALLAAALIRGGLRAPITIVEPGERLGAGMAYATDCPLHLLNAPARAMSAFADDPDHFVRWLATHAPEHAGPQSFAPRGVYGAYLHAIATRARAVAGARLQHRRALVVDAEIDDQGVRAVCSDGATLRADALVVATGNAEPAAWPRLGSGAELSPRFFRSAWAPGALDAESDETVVLLGTGLTAVDAVLGLRHRGHRGTIVMVSRRGLLPHEHRLFDAPPAAAPEAETARDLLDAMRTLADDARGVRADWRVAVDRVRPRANVLWQALSLAEQRRFVRHVMPYWNVHRHRVAPEAAKLLAELFAADTLRTLAGRTGEIAATPAGLRVPIRLRGSDEQIVLEAARVVNCSGPEHDFRHLANPLIAQLLARGTMTPYPLHIGVQVAQNGTLIGRDGAAQARVYALGPVRFGTLIETTAIPEIALQARELAARLMGEEPVALAG, from the coding sequence ATGCCTGACCGCTCGGTCGTCATCGCCGGCGGCGGCGCCAGCGGCGCCTTGCTCGCGGCGGCGCTGATCCGCGGCGGCCTGCGCGCGCCGATCACGATCGTCGAGCCCGGCGAACGGCTGGGCGCCGGGATGGCGTACGCGACCGACTGCCCCCTGCACCTGCTCAACGCGCCGGCGCGCGCGATGTCGGCCTTCGCCGACGACCCCGACCATTTCGTGCGCTGGCTGGCGACGCACGCGCCCGAGCACGCCGGACCGCAGAGCTTCGCGCCGCGCGGCGTCTACGGCGCGTATCTGCACGCGATCGCGACGCGCGCGCGCGCCGTGGCGGGAGCGCGGCTCCAGCACCGGCGCGCGCTGGTCGTCGACGCGGAGATCGACGATCAGGGCGTGCGCGCCGTCTGCTCCGACGGCGCCACGCTGCGAGCCGACGCGCTGGTGGTGGCGACCGGCAACGCCGAGCCGGCGGCGTGGCCGCGGCTGGGCAGCGGGGCCGAGCTCTCGCCGCGCTTCTTCCGCTCCGCCTGGGCGCCCGGTGCGCTGGACGCCGAATCGGACGAGACCGTCGTGCTGCTGGGCACCGGGCTCACCGCGGTCGACGCGGTGCTGGGCCTGCGCCATCGCGGACACCGCGGCACGATCGTCATGGTTTCGCGGCGCGGTCTGCTGCCGCACGAGCACCGCTTGTTCGACGCGCCGCCGGCCGCCGCGCCGGAAGCGGAGACCGCGCGCGACCTGCTCGACGCGATGCGTACGCTGGCCGACGACGCGCGTGGCGTGCGCGCGGACTGGCGGGTCGCCGTCGATCGCGTGCGGCCGCGCGCCAACGTGCTCTGGCAAGCCCTCTCGCTGGCCGAGCAGCGCCGCTTCGTGCGCCACGTGATGCCGTACTGGAACGTGCACCGTCATCGCGTCGCGCCGGAGGCGGCGAAGCTGCTGGCCGAGCTGTTCGCGGCCGACACGCTGCGCACGCTGGCCGGCCGCACCGGCGAGATCGCCGCCACGCCGGCCGGCTTGCGCGTGCCGATTCGCCTGCGCGGCAGCGACGAGCAGATCGTTCTCGAGGCCGCGCGGGTCGTCAACTGCAGCGGCCCCGAGCACGATTTCCGCCACCTGGCGAACCCGCTGATCGCGCAGCTGCTGGCGCGCGGGACGATGACGCCGTATCCGCTGCACATCGGCGTGCAGGTCGCGCAGAACGGCACGCTCATCGGTCGCGACGGGGCCGCGCAAGCGCGCGTCTACGCGCTCGGTCCGGTCCGGTTCGGGACGCTGATCGAGACGACGGCGATCCCCGAGATCGCGCTGCAAGCGCGCGAGCTGGCCGCGCGCCTGATGGGCGAGGAACCGGTCGCGCTGGCCGGGTAA
- a CDS encoding cysteine dioxygenase family protein, which translates to MHAATPPPADLADVIGPIERAVVADRVTGLARVLAQLEAAGAFAADLFPAASADHYQRRLIHRDPHDRFVVVGMTWEPGQASALHDHAGLWGAEIVVRGTMEETAFRLLDRDVEGRYKFRCQGEHLAPPSCVGILIPPLEYHSFRNVGTKTAHTVHVYGGAFEFCRAFSVDDAGWWRAARVDLSYDA; encoded by the coding sequence ATGCACGCAGCCACGCCGCCGCCGGCCGACCTCGCGGACGTGATCGGACCGATCGAGCGAGCCGTCGTCGCCGACCGCGTGACGGGGCTCGCCCGGGTGCTGGCCCAGTTGGAAGCCGCCGGCGCCTTCGCCGCGGACCTGTTTCCGGCGGCGAGCGCGGACCACTACCAGCGGCGGCTGATCCACCGCGATCCGCACGACCGCTTCGTCGTCGTCGGCATGACCTGGGAGCCCGGTCAGGCCAGCGCGCTGCACGACCACGCCGGCCTGTGGGGCGCGGAGATCGTCGTGCGCGGCACGATGGAAGAGACGGCGTTCCGCCTGCTCGACCGTGACGTCGAAGGCCGCTACAAGTTTCGCTGCCAGGGCGAGCACCTGGCTCCGCCGAGCTGCGTGGGAATCCTGATCCCGCCGCTCGAGTACCACTCGTTCCGCAACGTCGGGACCAAGACGGCGCACACGGTGCACGTCTACGGCGGCGCGTTCGAGTTCTGCCGCGCGTTCTCGGTCGACGACGCCGGCTGGTGGCGCGCCGCGCGCGTCGACCTCTCCTACGATGCCTGA
- a CDS encoding GreA/GreB family elongation factor produces MSRAFTKERDDVPEPEVVPPTRQPISHAPPEDRSRVGYGATVTLDGAAEGSQSTFTIVAEDASDVRAGKIAFDSPLAVAIVGKKVGQRGVWHRPAGDRTVVVRSIRYD; encoded by the coding sequence ATGAGCCGCGCCTTCACCAAGGAGCGCGACGACGTGCCGGAACCCGAGGTCGTCCCGCCCACCCGCCAACCGATCAGCCACGCGCCGCCGGAGGACCGCAGCCGCGTCGGTTACGGCGCCACCGTGACCCTGGACGGCGCGGCCGAGGGCAGCCAGTCGACCTTCACCATCGTCGCCGAGGACGCCAGCGACGTGCGGGCCGGCAAGATCGCCTTCGACTCGCCGCTGGCGGTCGCGATCGTGGGAAAGAAAGTCGGCCAGCGCGGGGTGTGGCACCGGCCGGCCGGCGACAGGACGGTCGTCGTGCGCTCCATTCGCTACGACTGA